One window of the Danaus plexippus chromosome 25, MEX_DaPlex, whole genome shotgun sequence genome contains the following:
- the LOC116775266 gene encoding trafficking protein particle complex subunit 2-like protein, which yields MAVCVAVIGKDNAPLYIGGTGNDTSTDNELSRQWLVHTALDALEERLASTNNSNINSSTNASRTELRDLYLGLLYSTDTHKIYGYVTNTRIKLVLVTSSTSPSGSNIRDAEVRTALRRLHALYADAICNPFHLPGDQITSTKFDKQVKSLIMNNV from the exons ATGGCCGTTTGCGTTGCTGTTATCGGGAAAGAC AATGCTCCCTTGTACATCGGTGGTACTGGTAATGATACTAGCACCGACAATGAACTGTCCCGTCAATggctggttcacacggctctGGACGCCTTAGAGGAACGACTGGCATCaacaaataatagtaatataaactCCAGTACAAATGCATCACGCACCGAGCTACGAGATCTCTATTTAGGGTTACTTTACTCCACTGATACTCATAAAAT CTACGGCTATGTTACCAACACTAGAATCAAGCTGGTGCTTGTGACCAGCTCCACGTCTCCCAGCGGCAGCAACATCAGAGACGCGGAGGTGCGGACAGCATTACGACGCCTTCACGCTCTGTACGCTGACGCCATCTGCAACCCTTTCCACCTGCCAGGAGACCAGATAACTTCAAC gaaattCGACAAACAAGTGAAGAGCCTGATCATGAATAACGTGTAA
- the LOC116775235 gene encoding ubiquitin-conjugating enzyme E2 T-like — MSTARTVRLSREIKNMKEKPVWGITCHPVKEDVYDVLQVRMAGPRGSPYEKGSFELIINIPDKYPFEPPQVKFVTPVYHPNIDKGGRICMNMLKMPTREQEGWLPTITIETLLISIQTLLANPNPDDPLMMEIALEYKSDIDKFKENARKHTEQYAV, encoded by the exons ATGTCGACGGCGCGAACCGTTCGGTTAAgtcgtgaaataaaaaacatgaaagAGAAACCTGTATGGGGAATAACTTGCCATCCCGTGAAGGAGGACGTTTACGACGTGCTCCAGGTGAGGATGGCAGGTCCGCGCGGATCTCCTTACGAGAAAGGCTCCTTTGAACTTATCATAAACATACCCGACAAATACCCATTTGAACCTCCACAAGTTAAGTTTGTCACCCCTGTGTATCATCCAAATATTGATAAAG GCGGTCGCATTTGCATGAATATGTTGAAAATGCCAACGAGAGAGCAGGAAGGATGGCTTCCGACCATCACAATAGAAACCCTGCTCATATCAATTCAGACACTCCTTGCAAACCCTAACCCCGATGACCCTTTGATGATGGAAATAGCACTGGAGTATAAATCTGacattgataaatttaagGAGAATGCCAGAAAACACACAGAACAATATGCTGTATAG
- the LOC116775057 gene encoding tubulin beta-1 chain, with amino-acid sequence MREIVHIQAGQCGNQIGAKFWEIISDEHGIDPTGAYHGDSDLQLERINVYYNEASGNKYVPRAILVDLEPGTMDSVRSGPFGQIFRPDNFVFGQSGAGNNWAKGHYTEGAELVDSVLDVVRKESESCDCLQGFQLTHSLGGGTGSGMGTLLISKIREEYPDRIMNTYSVVPSPKVSDTVVEPYNATLSVHQLVENTDETYCIDNEALYDICFRTLKLSTPTYGDLNHLVSLTMSGVTTCLRFPGQLNADLRKLAVNMVPFPRLHFFMPGFAPLTSRGSRQYRALTVPELTQQMFDAKNMMAACDPRHGRYLTVAAIFRGRMSMKEVDEQMLNIQNKNSSYFVEWIPNNVKTAVCDIPPRGLKMAATFIGNSTAIQELFKRISEQFTAMFRRKAFLHWYTGEGMDEMEFTEAESNMNDLVSEYQQYQEATADEDAEFDEEQEQEVEDH; translated from the exons atgaggGAAATCGTTCACATCCAGGCCGGGCAATGCGGTAACCAGATAGGAGCTAAA TTCTGGGAGATCATCTCCGACGAGCACGGCATCGACCCCACCGGGGCTTACCATGGGGACTCCGACCTCCAGTTGGAGCGTATCAATGTATATTACAATGAAGCTTCCGGAAACAAATACGTCCCCCGCGCCATCCTCGTGGACCTGGAGCCCGGCACCATGGACTCTGTCCGCTCTGGACCTTTCGGACAGATCTTCCGCCCGGACAACTTCGTCTTCGGTCAGTCCGGAGCCGGCAACAACTGGGCCAAGGGTCACTACACAGAGGGAGCTGAACTCGTAGACTCAGTTCTTGACGTCGTACGTAAAGAATCAGAGTCATGTGACTGTCTTCAGGGCTTCCAGCTCACACACTCCCTCGGTGGTGGCACCGGTTCCGGCATGGGTACACTTCTCATCTCCAAGATCAGAGAGGAATATCCCGACAGAATCATGAACACATACTCAGTAGTCCCCTCGCCCAAAGTATCAGACACCGTCGTAGAACCTTATAACGCCACTCTCTCAGTCCACCAGCTCGTAGAAAACACAGACGAAACCTACTGCATCGACAACGAGGCTCTTTATGACATCTGCTTCCGCACGCTCAAACTGTCCACACCCACGTACGGCGACCTCAACCATCTCGTGTCGCTCACCATGTCCGGTGTTACCACCTGCCTCAGGTTCCCCGGTCAGCTGAACGCCGATCTCCGCAAGTTGGCCGTCAACATGGTTCCCTTCCCCCGTCTCCACTTCTTCATGCCCGGATTCGCTCCTCTCACATCTCGTGGAAGCAGACAATACCGCGCCCTGACCGTTCCCGAGCTCACTCAGCAGATGTTCGACGCTAAGAACATGATGGCAGCCTGCGACCCTCGCCACGGCCGCTACCTCACCGTGGCCGCCATCTTCCGTGGTCGCATGTCCATGAAGGAGGTGGACGAGCAGATGCTCAACATCCAGAACAAGAACTCGTCGTACTTCGTGGAATGGATCCCCAACAACGTGAAGACCGCCGTGTGCGACATCCCTCCGCGCGGTCTCAAGATGGCCGCCACCTTCATCGGCAACTCCACCGCCATCCAAGAGCTGTTCAAGCGCATCTCAGAGCAGTTCACCGCTATGTTCAGACGCAAGGCTTTCCTCCACTGGTACACCGGCGAGGGAATGGACGAGATGGAGTTCACGGAAGCGGAGAGCAACATGAACGACCTGGTCTCCGAGTACCAGCAGTACCAGGAAGCCACCGCCGACGAGGACGCGGAGTTCGACGAGGAACAGGAGCAGGAAGTGGAGGACCACTAA
- the LOC116775293 gene encoding small ribosomal subunit protein uS10, translating to MAAAVVSGKDIEKPQAEVSPIHRIRITLTSRNVRSLEKVCSDLINGAKKQKLRVKGPVRMPTKVLRITTRKTPCGEGSKTWDRFQMRIHKRVIDLHSPSEIVKQITSINIEPGVEVEVTIADA from the exons ATG GCAGCCGCTGTCGTGTCAGGCAAGGACATTGAGAAGCCTCAGGCTGAGGTATCTCCCATCCATCGTATCCGCATCACGTTAACCTCTCGTAACGTGCGCTCGCTCGAGAAGGTCTGCTCGGACCTTATCAACGGCGCTAAGAAGCAAAAGCTTCGTGTCAAG GGTCCAGTGCGTATGCCGACCAAAGTTCTCCGCATCACAACCCGTAAAACACCTTGCGGTGAAGGTTCCAAGACCTGGGACAGATTCCAGATGAGGATCCACAAGAGGGTCATTGACCTTCACTCTCCATCGGAGATAGTGAAGCAGATCACCTCCATCAACATCGAGCCCGGTGTGGAGGTGGAAGTGACCATCGCTGATGCTTAA
- the LOC116775265 gene encoding von Hippel-Lindau tumor suppressor homolog, translating into MMMTENQNSLVYEIDEKGERVLVRSIESSSRAFLRFFNRTSRPVDVWWRDYNGAKRHYVRLEPGANYNINSFVTHPWEFTDVSTRERYVINNNPIYRPPRNIGGMMYRTNWNITVGVRTLRHTVLLVLATHLNDTDAVNSLGLPRVLAEELKHLISLIHRPLTPPQRD; encoded by the coding sequence atgatgatgacggAGAACCAAAATTCACTTGTATATGAAATAGATGAAAAGGGAGAAAGGGTTTTGGTCAGGTCGATCGAATCGTCCTCTAGAGCTTTTCTGCGATTTTTCAACAGGACTTCTCGTCCTGTGGATGTCTGGTGGCGAGACTACAATGGAGCGAAGCGACACTACGTGCGACTGGAACCAGGTGCCAACTACAATATAAACTCGTTTGTAACGCACCCCTGGGAGTTCACAGACGTGTCTACCAGGGAGCGCTATGTGATAAACAACAATCCTATCTACCGTCCGCCGAGGAATATCGGTGGTATGATGTACAGAACCAACTGGAACATCACCGTGGGCGTCAGGACTCTTCGCCATACAGTATTACTGGTGCTGGCAACGCATCTCAATGATACCGACGCTGTGAACTCCCTGGGTCTGCCGAGGGTCTTGGCCGAGGAGCTGAAACATCTCATCTCGCTTATCCACCGACCTCTGACACCTCCACAGAGGGATTGA
- the LOC116775233 gene encoding oxidative stress-induced growth inhibitor 1-like translates to MRDMKPCQHTLSDDIVYKEVVVIGNGPSGMVTSFMLAGNVPYLKHIPDDLPIDDMLKARLQNLPPGVSLLETELTSLAEGLEGRSQNPIPLLMDNLLRPCADLGLTEDSLIDWRYDMEKEIDHIVLGKGPPGGAWHTFPEGVRTLSPEAWLTLPPGTTGTKPHAGGRVSARAVAAYCRKYVQQWQLQRYFRSGVVVTGVSPAPPGLPCCPSCPRAARYLVTGYETSECRVFRYLCRRVVLACGGGDRPNTLPLTHTHTHNVFTHSLADVERSVHQMANTDGAVLVVGSGVSAADAVRLVRAAGLRVLHLHRQPNDSLARLPPQTYPDYCQVYKMMLDGPSGNHENYTPFPEHTIIEITPVSCEEPSLKLKNYTEDESLHPKKVKLLNLVTNQTVEITVSLIAVLIGSKPDLFFLHTDFNPRNIQVQDCKCEKKQTQRQCFLKNHWHYIKSVLEQSIQICKSRYLSAEINGNMDTGCTLPDCNKRKEYSVVNKQITPYCQCQPTNPYSGGIGYGADPSKPVDGRSNPIAIDRSTHELLNGPKGVYALGPLTADNFIRFIPGGALAIVAQIHKENKSELN, encoded by the exons ATGAGAGACATGAAGCCGTGCCAGCACACTTTGTCCGACGATATAGTTTACAAAGAAGTTGTCGTTATCG GTAATGGCCCCAGCGGTATGGTAACCTCGTTCATGCTGGCCGGGAATGTGCCCTACCTCAAACACATCCCGGACGACCTGCCCATTGACGACATGCTGAAAGCCAG ATTGCAGAACCTCCCTCCAGGTGTGAGCCTGCTGGAGACGGAGCTCACGTCCCTGGCGGAGGGTCTGGAGGGCCGCAGTCAGAACCCCATTCCACTACTG ATGGACAACCTGCTGAGACCGTGTGCGGACCTGGGGCTCACGGAGGACTCGCTCATAGACTGGAGATATGACATGGAGAAGGAG ATAGACCACATAGTGCTGGGTAAGGGTCCTCCGGGCGGAGCTTGGCACACGTTCCCCGAGGGCGTGCGCACCCTGTCCCCGGAGGCCTGGCTCACCCTGCCGCCGGGGACGACGGGGACGAAGCCTCACGCCGGGGGCCGGGTGTCTGCGCGCGCCGTGGCCGCCTACTGCAGGAAATACGTGCAGCAGTGGCAGCTACAG CGTTACTTCCGTAGCGGCGTCGTGGTGACGGGCGTGTCTCCGGCGCCCCCGGGACTCCCCTGCTGTCCCTCCTGCCCCCGCGCCGCCAGATATCTGGTCACCGG CTACGAGACGTCCGAGTGCCGCGTGTTCCGCTACCTGTGTCGGCGCGTGGTGCTGGCTTGTGGCGGAGGAGACAGACCCAACACCCTGCCgctgacacacacacacacacacaacgtGTTCACACACTCGCTGGCGGACGTGGAGAGATCTGTTCATCAGATGGCCAACACCG ACGGAGCAGTGCTGGTGGTGGGTTCAGGAGTGAGCGCCGCGGACGCCGTGCGCCTGGTGAGGGCGGCGGGCCTGCGAGTTCTGCACCTCCACCGACAGCCCAACGACTCGCTCGCTAGGCTGCCGCCGCAGACATACCCCGACTACTGCCAG GTGTACAAAATGATGCTAGATGGACCTTCCGGCAACCACGAGAACTACACTCCCTTCCCCGAACACACCATAATAGAGATAACACCCGTCTCCTGCGAGGAACCCTCGCTCAAACTGAAGAACTACACTGAGGACGAGAGCCTTCACCCCAAGAAGGTAAAACTCCTCAACTTAGTCACCAACCAGACGGTGGAAATCACAGTCTCACTCATCGCTGTGCTCATCGGCTCCAAGCCAGACCTGTTCTTCCTCCACACGGACTTCAATCCCAGGAACATCCAAGTACAAGACTGCAAATGTGAGAAGAAACAAACCCAGAGGCAGTGCTTCTTGAAGAACCACTGGCACTACATCAAGTCCGTCCTGGAGCAGAGCATACAGATCTGCAAGTCGAGGTATCTCAGCGCGGAGATCAACGGCAACATGGACACCGGCTGCACATTACCCGACTGCAACAAGAGGAAAGAGTATTCGGTGGTGAACAAACAGATCACCCCGTACTGTCAGTGTCAGCCGACCAACCCCTACAGCGGCGGCATCGGCTACGGCGCGGACCCCAGCAAGCCGGTCGACGGCAGGTCCAACCCCATAGCCATAGACAGGAGCACGCACGAGCTCCTCAACGGACCCAAGGGAGTGTACGCGCTGGGACCGCTGACGGCCGACAACTTCATCAGGTTCATCCCGGGCGGCGCGCTGGCCATCGTCGCACAAATacacaaagaaaacaaatctgaattaaactaa